From Atribacterota bacterium, one genomic window encodes:
- a CDS encoding peptidoglycan DD-metalloendopeptidase family protein, giving the protein MKRTILIFLTVFFCGVPLLWAQGENLEQEITSQEKRLMELKNEQARVEQELNKVLKKEKNLLGEIEKLDGQIDRLEKDIARSRKRILELQEERMRLEKEVESLSQRIASNEAKVREVLARVYRQDLGMGFWEFLLESASPSEWEEKWYLLRKYYQFETGVILTHVEEKESLSRKLEEIKNTMRLESTLKEKMALENGRLTQLKKARQEMLAKVNADRQKFQATRQKLAQAQKEVEGMIVALQKKLAERKSAPVVSTAKRGRLLWPVQGGKVIRSFGESKDPRYGVTFYNPGIDVAAPLGSPVVAASSGVVILAQNVRGYGKTIILDHGRDIFTVYAHLGELKVSSGQEVKEGQVIGLVGDTGLVDRPTLHFEVRVGEKAKEENPLQWLE; this is encoded by the coding sequence ATGAAAAGGACAATCCTGATTTTCCTGACGGTTTTCTTTTGTGGTGTGCCTCTGCTCTGGGCCCAGGGGGAAAACCTGGAACAGGAAATTACTTCCCAGGAAAAACGGTTGATGGAGCTCAAAAATGAGCAGGCCCGGGTGGAACAGGAATTGAACAAGGTGCTGAAGAAGGAAAAAAACCTCCTGGGAGAAATCGAGAAGCTGGACGGTCAGATTGACCGTTTGGAAAAGGATATTGCCCGTTCTCGGAAGCGAATTCTGGAACTCCAGGAGGAACGGATGCGCCTGGAAAAAGAGGTGGAATCGCTGTCGCAGCGTATCGCCAGTAACGAGGCCAAGGTGCGGGAGGTGCTTGCCCGGGTCTATCGCCAGGATTTGGGGATGGGTTTCTGGGAATTCCTCTTAGAAAGTGCTTCCCCTTCAGAATGGGAGGAAAAGTGGTATTTACTGCGGAAATACTATCAGTTTGAAACCGGGGTCATCCTCACCCATGTGGAGGAGAAAGAATCGTTGAGCCGGAAGCTAGAGGAAATCAAAAACACCATGCGCTTGGAGAGTACCCTCAAAGAGAAAATGGCTCTGGAAAATGGACGCCTTACTCAACTCAAAAAGGCTCGTCAGGAGATGCTCGCCAAAGTGAACGCCGACCGGCAGAAGTTTCAGGCCACCCGGCAGAAGTTAGCCCAAGCTCAGAAGGAAGTGGAAGGGATGATCGTGGCGCTGCAGAAAAAGTTGGCTGAGCGAAAAAGCGCACCGGTTGTGTCTACGGCCAAAAGGGGGCGGTTGCTCTGGCCAGTCCAGGGAGGGAAAGTGATTCGTTCCTTTGGCGAGAGCAAAGATCCCCGTTACGGAGTCACCTTTTATAACCCGGGGATTGATGTCGCTGCCCCCCTGGGTTCGCCGGTTGTGGCGGCTTCATCGGGAGTGGTGATTCTGGCCCAGAACGTGCGGGGCTATGGAAAAACCATTATCCTCGACCATGGACGGGATATCTTTACGGTATACGCCCATCTTGGGGAGCTGAAGGTGAGTTCTGGGCAGGAGGTAAAAGAGGGACAGGTGATTGGTCTTGTGGGTGATACGGGACTGGTGGACCGACCGACCCTCCATTTTGAAGTGCGGGTGGGAGAAAAAGCCAAAGAAGAAAATCCTTTGCAGTGGTTAGAGTAA
- a CDS encoding S41 family peptidase, whose amino-acid sequence MVRQKRWFVVILSVVALGIGLAYAGASRDAYGFLEVQSVTQDVDEKTWEPLFETITFLKEKFIGEQPLKEDILMEEAIRGILKSLDDPYARYLDPEDFKIETSDRLEGEFSGIGIVIAIKDEQLTVISPIKGSPAERAGVKAGDMIVAIDGESTAGISLDRAVKKMRGTKGTKVVLEIKREEQKENLTVEIVRDIISIQSVEHEVRSDGVGVVRISEFHGKTFNELREVIFALQDAGVRGLVIDLRDNPGGLLPAALLCSGIFVPQNRDLLVVEDRQGRKEVIKNFVSPLWDKPLVVLVNKGTASGAEIMAGILRMVLKAKLVGENTFGKGVVQEIFPLSHGGGVIFTVSRYYLADGTLVDKVGLPPDVEVKEEEKQFEQAVRELKGLLGNDELAS is encoded by the coding sequence ATGGTGCGGCAAAAACGGTGGTTTGTGGTCATTTTGAGTGTGGTGGCATTAGGGATTGGCTTGGCTTATGCTGGTGCCAGCCGGGATGCGTATGGCTTTCTGGAGGTACAGAGTGTTACTCAGGATGTCGATGAAAAAACCTGGGAACCCCTCTTTGAGACCATTACGTTCCTCAAAGAAAAGTTTATTGGTGAGCAACCCCTGAAAGAGGACATCCTCATGGAAGAGGCCATCCGGGGAATATTGAAGTCCCTTGATGACCCTTACGCCCGGTACCTTGACCCGGAAGATTTTAAGATTGAGACCAGCGACCGGCTGGAGGGGGAATTTTCTGGAATCGGCATCGTGATTGCCATTAAGGATGAACAGTTGACCGTGATTTCCCCCATCAAGGGGTCTCCGGCTGAGCGGGCGGGAGTCAAGGCGGGAGATATGATTGTGGCCATTGATGGAGAGTCCACTGCAGGAATCTCGCTTGACCGGGCGGTCAAAAAGATGCGCGGGACCAAAGGGACCAAGGTGGTGCTGGAAATCAAACGAGAAGAGCAAAAGGAGAACCTGACAGTGGAAATCGTGCGGGATATCATCTCGATTCAGAGTGTGGAACACGAGGTCCGTTCTGATGGAGTGGGAGTGGTGCGGATTTCTGAGTTTCACGGAAAAACTTTTAACGAGTTGCGTGAGGTTATTTTTGCCCTGCAGGATGCTGGAGTCAGGGGATTGGTGATCGATTTGCGGGATAACCCAGGGGGACTTCTCCCAGCAGCGCTCCTCTGTTCGGGTATTTTTGTACCCCAGAATCGGGACCTTCTTGTGGTTGAGGACCGGCAAGGGCGCAAGGAAGTGATTAAAAACTTTGTGAGCCCCCTCTGGGATAAGCCCCTGGTGGTGCTTGTCAATAAAGGGACTGCCAGTGGTGCGGAAATCATGGCTGGAATCCTGCGCATGGTATTGAAGGCGAAACTCGTCGGGGAGAATACCTTTGGGAAAGGCGTGGTACAGGAAATTTTCCCGCTTTCCCACGGTGGAGGTGTGATTTTTACCGTTTCCAGATATTACCTGGCTGATGGGACCCTGGTCGATAAAGTGGGACTTCCTCCGGACGTGGAGGTCAAAGAAGAGGAGAAACAATTTGAACAGGCGGTTAGAGAACTGAAAGGTCTTCTTGGTAACGATGAATTGGCTTCGTAG
- a CDS encoding divergent polysaccharide deacetylase family protein, with amino-acid sequence MNWLRRVPFWVLLFLMALGVYFLWEGLREHDAPFSRFALAQVFSRGLDRLCTTVIVQELHLRALHVETIPPQGEGVWQVQAIFANRDSLQSFAEGMENFFTLLPYMGFRGERRVEGEDETYTLFFGEHPFFFLRLKVKPRFQVAIVIDDLGYDLRLAEKFLALPVKLNVAVLPNLPHTQDVVRMAKAKEKEILIHFPMEAFNGKENTKEGLLLRVGMSSEKVKELLDRVCGEIPGARGLNNHKGSRVTSTPELMKVFFGHLKEHDLYFLDSLTTSKSVAFQIAQENGIRAFRRDVFLDTYPAVEYVKNQLRTTIQVAKKKGYAIAIGHPRESTYRALSDFLSSFSDPDVEFVFLSEIQKKESM; translated from the coding sequence ATGAATTGGCTTCGTAGGGTTCCATTCTGGGTTTTACTGTTCCTCATGGCGCTGGGGGTGTACTTTCTCTGGGAGGGTCTCCGGGAGCACGATGCACCGTTTTCGCGCTTTGCTCTGGCTCAGGTTTTTTCCCGGGGGCTGGATCGCCTGTGTACCACGGTGATTGTGCAGGAATTGCATCTTCGGGCCCTGCACGTGGAAACCATTCCTCCGCAAGGCGAAGGGGTTTGGCAGGTCCAGGCCATTTTTGCCAACCGGGATTCTCTTCAAAGTTTTGCCGAGGGAATGGAAAACTTCTTTACCCTTTTACCCTATATGGGTTTTCGGGGAGAGAGGAGGGTAGAAGGTGAGGATGAGACCTATACCCTCTTTTTCGGAGAACACCCCTTCTTTTTCCTGAGGTTGAAGGTTAAACCCCGTTTTCAGGTGGCGATCGTGATTGATGACTTGGGATATGACCTGCGCCTGGCAGAAAAATTCCTTGCCCTTCCGGTGAAACTCAATGTGGCGGTGCTTCCGAACCTTCCCCATACCCAGGATGTGGTCCGAATGGCGAAAGCGAAGGAGAAAGAAATCCTCATTCATTTCCCCATGGAGGCGTTCAATGGGAAGGAAAACACCAAGGAAGGATTACTCCTGCGGGTGGGAATGTCCTCTGAAAAAGTCAAAGAACTTCTGGATCGGGTCTGTGGTGAAATCCCGGGTGCTCGGGGGCTCAATAACCACAAGGGTTCCCGGGTCACTTCCACTCCTGAGCTCATGAAAGTTTTCTTTGGGCACCTGAAAGAGCATGACCTCTATTTTCTGGATAGCCTCACCACCTCAAAGTCGGTGGCTTTTCAGATTGCTCAGGAAAACGGAATCCGGGCTTTTCGGCGGGATGTCTTCCTTGATACCTATCCTGCCGTGGAGTACGTGAAGAATCAACTTCGGACCACGATTCAGGTGGCCAAAAAGAAGGGGTATGCCATCGCCATCGGGCACCCTCGGGAGTCGACCTATCGGGCGCTCTCTGATTTCTTAAGCAGTTTCTCGGATCCAGATGTGGAATTCGTGTTTCTTTCCGAAATCCAAAAGAAGGAGTCGATGTAA
- a CDS encoding PaaI family thioesterase, whose protein sequence is MAFVDNSRCWLCGNLNPHGFQLRFRQEENDTVTETVIPWYYQGFDGVAHGGMVAALLDEVMSHAVKATGEIAVTGTLEVKYLRPCRTGEIVTLRGRVVEKKGRLIQARGEVVQNGELVAEGKGVFVIPKEGVKKNG, encoded by the coding sequence ATGGCCTTTGTGGATAACAGTCGATGCTGGCTCTGTGGAAACCTGAATCCCCATGGTTTTCAGCTCCGTTTTCGCCAGGAGGAGAACGATACGGTGACTGAAACTGTGATACCCTGGTACTATCAGGGTTTTGATGGGGTGGCCCATGGGGGAATGGTGGCGGCACTTCTGGATGAAGTGATGTCCCACGCGGTGAAAGCCACCGGGGAAATTGCCGTGACCGGGACCCTGGAAGTGAAATACCTCCGCCCCTGCCGCACTGGGGAAATTGTCACCCTGCGGGGTCGGGTGGTGGAAAAGAAAGGGCGCCTCATTCAGGCCCGGGGGGAAGTGGTGCAGAACGGAGAATTGGTAGCCGAAGGAAAAGGAGTCTTCGTGATTCCCAAAGAAGGAGTGAAGAAGAATGGATAA